In the Phycisphaerae bacterium genome, one interval contains:
- a CDS encoding ParB N-terminal domain-containing protein, giving the protein MNVELRPLAEIKPYEKNPRDNDAAVDAVAESIRRFGFRQPIVVDADGVIVCGHTRWKAAQKLGLEQVPVHVARDLTPEQIRAYRIADNKTAELAEWNLELLPIELAELQGAGIDWSLLGFDADELAQLLDPGVKDGLTDPDDIPEPPDEAITQPGDLWLLGDHRLLCGDSGSPGDVDRLLGGQLVHLVNTDPPYNVKVEPRSNNAIAAGLSSFAGMQKNVKALDAQGLHHSGFDVARGKTGIKHHQKLDLERHPEKAKATHRKMRAKDRPLANDFVSDEEFERLLHAWFGNIARVLLPGRALYCWGGYANCANYPPVLKACGLYFSQAIIWVKEHPVLTRKDFMGNHEWCFYSWREGAAHVYLGPNNATDVWSVKKVNPQSMIHLTEKPVELAVRAIQYSSRTGENVLDLFGGSGSTLIAAEQTGRRAFLMELDPLYCDVIVQRWEKFTGRKAERVVGKAELTNAST; this is encoded by the coding sequence CTGAACGTTGAACTGCGGCCGCTGGCCGAGATCAAACCCTACGAGAAGAACCCGCGCGACAACGACGCAGCGGTGGACGCGGTCGCCGAGTCGATCCGCCGGTTCGGATTCCGCCAGCCGATCGTCGTCGACGCGGATGGCGTCATCGTGTGCGGCCACACGCGCTGGAAGGCGGCGCAGAAGCTCGGGCTCGAGCAGGTGCCCGTGCATGTCGCCCGCGACCTGACGCCTGAGCAGATTCGCGCGTATCGCATCGCCGACAACAAGACCGCCGAGCTGGCCGAGTGGAATCTCGAACTGCTGCCGATCGAGCTGGCGGAGCTGCAGGGCGCCGGCATCGACTGGTCGCTGCTCGGGTTCGACGCGGACGAGCTTGCGCAGCTGCTCGACCCGGGCGTAAAAGACGGCCTGACCGATCCGGATGACATTCCGGAGCCGCCGGATGAAGCGATCACGCAGCCCGGCGACCTGTGGCTGCTCGGTGATCACCGCTTGCTGTGCGGCGACAGCGGTTCGCCCGGGGATGTGGATCGGTTGCTCGGCGGGCAGCTCGTCCACCTGGTCAACACCGATCCACCGTACAACGTGAAGGTCGAGCCGCGCAGCAACAACGCGATCGCGGCCGGGCTGTCGTCATTCGCGGGCATGCAGAAAAACGTGAAGGCGCTGGACGCGCAGGGGTTGCACCACAGCGGCTTCGACGTGGCCCGCGGCAAGACCGGCATCAAGCACCATCAGAAGCTCGACCTGGAGCGCCATCCGGAAAAGGCGAAGGCGACGCATCGAAAGATGCGCGCGAAGGACCGGCCGCTGGCGAACGACTTCGTGTCGGACGAGGAGTTCGAGCGGCTGCTGCATGCCTGGTTCGGCAATATCGCGCGCGTGCTGTTGCCCGGGCGCGCGCTGTACTGCTGGGGCGGCTACGCGAACTGCGCGAACTACCCGCCCGTGCTGAAGGCCTGCGGCCTGTACTTCTCGCAGGCAATCATCTGGGTGAAAGAGCACCCGGTGCTCACGCGCAAGGATTTCATGGGGAACCATGAATGGTGTTTTTATTCGTGGAGGGAAGGGGCCGCGCACGTGTACCTGGGCCCGAACAACGCGACCGACGTGTGGTCGGTCAAGAAAGTCAACCCGCAAAGCATGATCCATTTGACGGAGAAGCCCGTCGAGCTGGCGGTGCGCGCGATCCAGTACTCGAGCCGGACGGGCGAGAACGTGCTGGACCTGTTCGGCGGCAGCGGCTCGACGCTGATCGCCGCTGAACAGACCGGGCGGCGG